Proteins from a single region of Sylvia atricapilla isolate bSylAtr1 chromosome 9, bSylAtr1.pri, whole genome shotgun sequence:
- the ITPA gene encoding inosine triphosphate pyrophosphatase yields the protein MAAPVRRSVVFVTGNAKKLEEVTQILGDSSPYTLVAKKIDLPEYQGEPDEISVQKCREAARQVQGPVIVEDTCLCFNALGGLPGPYIKWFLEKLKPEGLYKLLAGFEDKSAYALCTFAFSSGNPEEPVRLFKGQTHGVIVEPRGPRDFGWDPCFQPDGYNQTYAEMPKAVKNSISHRYRALSELSAFFLQSDSTEPRPAPS from the exons ATGGCGGCGCCGGTGCGGCGGAGCGTCGTGTTCGTGACGGGCAACGCCAAGAAACTGGAGGAG GTCACGCAGATCCTCGGGGACTCCTCTCCCTACACGCTGGTGGCGAAGAAAATCGACC TGCCCGAGTACCAGGGGGAGCCAGACGAGATCTCGGTGCAGAAGTGCCGCGAAGCTGCCCGGCAG GTTCAGGGACCTGTTATAGTAGAAGACACCTGCTTGTGCTTCAATGCCCTGGGGGGCCTTCCAGGACCCTACAT aAAATGGTTCCTGGAGAAACTCAAGCCAGAAG GCCTGTACAAGCTGCTGGCTGGCTTTGAGGACAAGTCTGCCTACGCGCTCTGCACCTTCGCCTTCAGCAGCGGGAATCCGGAGGAGCCAGTGAGGCTCTTCAAGGGCCAGACCCAT GGAGTGATAGTGGAGCCTAGAGGCCCTCGGGATTTTGGCTGGGATCCCTGCTTTCAGCCGGATGGCTACAACCAGAC CTACGCTGAAATGCCCAAGGCAGTGAAGAATTCCATCTCACACCGGTACAGGGCGCTGAGCGAGCTCTCAGCCTTCTTTCTTCAGAGTGACTCGACAGAGCCCCGCCCCGCTCCCAGCTAG
- the METTL13 gene encoding eEF1A lysine and N-terminal methyltransferase, whose translation MELLPRSPAEFGSARYWDRFFRQRGQRPFEWYGAFSELCPVLHKYVRPRDKVLVVGCGNSELSEQMYDVGMCEDIINIDISDAVIRQMRERSASTRPQMSYLQMDMLQMDFPDAHFQVVLDKGTLDALLTDEEEATLAKVDRMFAEISRVLQVGGRYLCVSLAQAHVLKKAVEYFSQEGWVVRIHQVASSGDKQQFVLPVFVYVMTKFRKIPGSAAQILEICPEEQDKPMRVQSVEQLVAAVKDRQHYALLCSQISKTPCREQVSLDLCDKESGKPRYTLHVVDSPSVKPSRDNHFAIFIIPQGRETEWLFGTEEGRRQLAASAGFGRLLTVALHREQHYEGMAGIQAELSGKVMELAPPGLPARQQVPFLSVGGDIGVRAVRHCGSSPLSGEFVVEDVKGDGTCYFRRLIFLQNRNVVQSEARLLAPTPLPGQKKRRKDKKKASPTEPPGAIDKSYLCCEHHKAMVAGLCLLGGPDALPGELTVLVVGLGGGSLPLFVHDYFSQAHVAVVEIDPSMLEVATHWFGFSQGDRMQVHVSDGLDYVAKLAAEAPAQYDAVMFDVDSKDLTVGMSCPPPAFVEKPFLQKVKTILKPEGVFVLNLVCRDARLKESVLAALRDVFPLLYARRIQGEVNEILLCQPGPAGRRDPAELGARARALEGALRRPGRPWDSSYRLADMLQAVHIL comes from the exons atggagctgctgccccgcagccccgccgaGTTCGGCTCCGCACGCTACTGGGATCGCTTCTTCCGCCAGCGCGGGCAGCGCCCCTTCGAGTGGTACGGGGCCTTCTCGGAGCTTTGCCCCGTTCTGCACAAGTATGTGCGGCCCCGCGACAAG GTTCTCGTGGTGGGCTGTGGGAACTCGGAGCTGAGCGAGCAGATGTACGACGTGGGCATGTGCGAGGACATCATCAACATCGACATCAGCGACGCCGTGATCCGCCAGATGCGGGAGCGCAGCGCCAGCACCAGGCCACAGATGAGCTACCTGCAGATGGACATGCTCCAGATGGACTTCCCTGATGCCCACTTCCAAGTGGTCCTAGACAAAGGCACGCTGGATGCCCTCCTGACCGACGAAGAGGAGGCAACTTTAGCCAAGGTGGACCGGATGTTTGCTGAGATCAGCCGGGTTCTGCAGGTAGGAGGGCGCTACCTCTGTGTCTCCTTGGCTCAAGCCCACGTGCTGAAGAAAGCCGTGGAATACTTCTCCCAGGAAGGCTGGGTCGTGCGTATCCACCAGGtggccagcagtggggacaAGCAGCAGTTTGTTCTACCCGTCTTCGTGTATGTCATGACAAAGTTCAGGAAGatccctggctctgcagcacagatcCTGGAGATctgccctgaggagcaggacaAGCCGATGCGGGTGCAGAGCGTGGAGCAGCTGGTGGCAGCGGTGAAGGACAGGCAGCATTatgccctgctctgcagccagatAAGCAAAACCCCCTGCAGGGAACAGGTTTCCTTGGATCTCTGTGACAAAGAGAGCGGGAAGCCTCGCTACACACTGCACGTGGTTGACAGCCCTTCGGTGAAACCTTCCCGGGACAATCATTTTGCCATCTTCATCA TCCCACAGGGCAGAGAAACCGAGTGGCTCTTTGGGACAGAGGAAGGGCGGAGGCAGCTGGCGGCCAGCGCGGGCTTCGGGCGCCTGCTCACGGTGGccctgcacagggagcagcactaCGAGGGCATGGCTGGCATCCAGGCAGAGCTCTCGGGGAAGGTGATGGAGCTGGCCCCGCCGGGCCTCCCTGCCCGGCAGCAG GTGCCCTTCCTGTCTGTGGGAGGGGACATCGGGGTGCGGGCGGTGCGGCACTGCGGCAGCAGCCCCCTGAGCGGGGAGTTCGTCGTGGAGGACGTGAAGGGAGATGGCACCTGCTACTTCCGCCGCCTCATCTTCCTCCAAAACAGGAACGTGGTGCAGTCAGAGGCTCGGCTCTTGGCTCCCACACCTCTCCCAG GCCAGAAGAAGCGGAGGAAGGACAAGAAGAAAGCCAGCCCCACTGAGCCACCTGGAGCCATCGACAAGAGCTACCTGTGCTGTGAGCACCACAAGGCCATGGTTGcggggctctgcctgctgggggGCCCCGACGCCCTCCCAG GAGAGCTGACAGTGCTGGTGGTGGGGCTCGGCGGGGGCAGCCTGCCCCTCTTCGTCCATGATTACTTCTCACAGGCCCACGTGGCTGTGGTGGAGATCGACCCCTCCATGCTGGAAGTGGCCACGCACTGGTTCGGTTTCTCCCAGGGTGACAGGATGCAAGTGCACGTCTCCGATGGCCTGGACTATGTGGCCAAGCTGGCAGCTGAAG caccagcccagtATGATGCTGTCATGTTTGATGTGGACAGCAAAGACCTCACGGTGGGGATGAGCTGCCCACCCCCAGCCTTTGTGGAAAAGCCCTTTCTGCAGAAAGTTAAAACCATCCTCAAGCCAGAAG GAGTCTTCGTGCTCAACCTGGTGTGCCGCGACGCCCGGCTCAAGGAGTCCGTGCTGGCCGCCCTCAGGGACGTCTTCCCGCTGCTCTACGCGCGCCGCATCCAGGGGGAGGTGAACGAGATCCTGTTGTGCCAGCCGGGCCCCGCGGGCCGGCGCGACCCCGCAGAGCTGGGGGCACGGGCACGGGCGCTGGAGGGGGCCCTGCGACGGCCGGGGCGGCCCTGGGACAGCTCCTACAGGCTGGCAGACATGCTGCAGGCCGTCCACATCCTCtga